The Mariprofundus ferrinatatus DNA window TGGTTCACCCATGCAGATCAAACAGATCGTTAACAATCTGCTCGAAAATGCGGTTGATGCAATTGCTGATGTTTTACATCCGGCAATTCAGTTTGAGAGTGGCATGTTTGAGGCAGATGATGACTTCAGAAGCCGTCATCCTGAGCAAAAAAACACCCTATTTGCTCATTTGGAAGTTAAAGACAACGGAACAGGGATTCCACATGAAGATATGGAGCATATTTTTGAGCCATTTTTTACCACAAAAAATAAAATAATTGGGCAAGGCCTTGGTTTGTCTGTTGTCTATGGCCTAGTTCAGAATCACAATGGCATAATTGATATAAACAGCTCACCTGGCCTTGGTACCTCTGTGCACATTTATCTGCCTCTAATAGAAAAGGAGTAGCTATTGTTACTCCAGTTGAACCTCCAATAGAGAGAACATAATGATTCATGTAAACGAATGTCCGCTTGAGACCGCGGCCGGAAACTGCCATTGAAAAAACAGTGGTTATTGATCGCCCGGTCACCTGATAGCATCCGAGCGTGCCTTTCGATTTAGCCGTCATCGACCTCGACAACACGCTTTATGCCGCCGATACCGGCGTCTTCGCCCGTATGGACAAACGCATGACCGCCTATGTCGCCAGAGAACTCGGTGTCGATGCAAAAGAGGCGGACCGGCTCAGGGTGAAATACTGGAAGGAGTACGGCACCACGCTCCGCGGCATGATGCTGCACCACGGCATGGAGCCGGAGGGCTTCCTGCACGACGTACACGACATCGACGCACATGAAATCCTGAAAAAGGACGAGGAACTCGATGCGGCGCTGGCCCGGCTGCCGGGGCGTAAGGTGATCCACACCAACGGCATTACCGAGCATGCCGAGAGGATTCTTGCCGCGCTTGGCATCCGCCATCACTTCGAACGCATCTACGATATCCGCTTCAACGATTACATCCCCAAGCCGTGCAAGGAGACGCTGGCGCTGCTGATCGAAAATGAGGGGTGCGATCCGGGGCGCACGCTGGTGGTCGACGACATGGCCGATAACCTGAAGGTGGCGCGGGAGCTCGGCTGCAAAACGGTCTGGATCACCCAGGAGCCGGAAGGCCACTGGGACTTCCATATCCCCCGCTTCCATCATCTTCCGGATGCATTAAGGCAATAAAAAAGGCCGGCAAAGCCGGCCTTTTGTTTTAGCTACATCTTGTTCTACTGATTCATGCGATCAAAGAACTCGGCGTTGTTCTTGGTGGTGCCGAGCTTATCAAGCAGGAACTCCATCGCATCAATGGTGCCCATCGGTGAGAGTATCTTGCGCAGGATCCACACCTTCTGCAGATCTTCGCGCGGCGTAAGCAACTCCTCCTTGCGGGTGCCCGACGGTGCGATGTCGATAGAGGGGAATACACGCTTGTCCGCCAGCTTGCGATCAAGCTTGATCTCCATGTTACCGGTACCCTTGAACTCCTCGAAGATCACCTCATCCATCTTGGAGCCGGTCTCGATCAGCGCGGTGGCGATAATGGTCAGGGAGCCGCCACCTTCGATGTTACGGGCAGCGCCGAAGAAGCGTTTCGGGCGGTGCAGCGCATTGGCATCCACACCACCGGTAAGAATCTTGCCCGAGGATGGCACAACGGTGTTGTAGGCGCGCGCGAGTCGGGTGATCGAATCGAGCAGGATCACCACATCCTTGCCGGTCTCCACCAGTCGCTTGGCCTTCTCGATCACCATCTCGGAGACCTGTACATGGCGCTGTGCCGGCTCGTCGAAGGTGGATGAGACAACCTCCCCCTTCACCGAACGCTTCATGTCGGTCACCTCTTCCGGACGCTCGTCGATCAAAAGTACGATCAGCTCCACAGCCGGATGATTGGCCTCGATCGAGTGTGCGATCGACTGCATCATCACCGTTTTACCGGTACGTGGCGGTGCCACCAGCAGAGCGCGCTGCCCTTTTCCGATCGGCGATACGATATCGATGATACGGCCGGTGATATCCTTCTTGGTTGGATTCTCGACCTCCATATGCAGGCGCTCATCCGGATAGAGCGGCGTCAGGTTGTCAAAGAGCACCTTGGTACGCGCCTGCTCGGGTGACTGGCCATTGGTGGTGTCGACTGTTTTCAGTGCAAAATATTTCTCGCCGCGGCGTGGCGAGCGGATTTCTCCGGCTACGGTATCGCCCTTACGCAGGAAGAAGCGGCGGATCTGGTGCGACGAGACATAGACATCGTCCGGGCCTGAAAGGTAGTTGGCATCGGGAGAGCGCAGGAAGCCGAATCCGTCCGGCAGAATCTCAAGCACGCCCTCACTGTAGATGGTGCCGCCACGCAGCCCGTGGGCACGAAGGATGGCGGAAACCTGCTCCTGCTTACGCATGCCGGCGGCATTCTCGATATCGTACTGGTCGGCGAGTTCCAGCAGTTCGGTAGGTGACTTGGCCGAAACCTCCTTCAGGTTCAGCGTCACCCCTTCCATTTCGTCAGAAATTCTTTCATCGGAATCATCGCGGCGACCGCGCTTACCGTTACGGTCTGGTTTATTGTTACGGTCACCCTTCTTCCAGCGCGGGCGTTTGCCATGCTCCTGAGACTGATCCCTGGCTGCCTCATCATGGTTTGTGGATGAAGCATCTGCCTTTGCCTCAACTTCACTTTCCGAAGTTTCGGCCTTGGGCGTTCTGCTGCGCCGACGCGGCTTCTCCTCAGCTGCCACGTCAGCTGGCGGCGCCTCTTTTTCGCCTGCATCAGCTTCAACCTTCTCCTTGGGAGGCCTGCCTCGGCGACGAGGTTTCTCCGCAGCAACAGCTGCCTCGGGAGCAGCCTCTACCACTTTGCGAGGCCTGCCACGGCGTGCAGGTTTCTCATCAGCAGGCTTAGCCTCAGAAGCATCCACTTCCTGCGCTACTTCGATTTCGTTAGACATTGAATACTCCAAGTGAATAGACGGGTCGGATAGATGAAACCTGATACGTCTTTGATGAATTACTGATAGGTGACAGTTACTACGGATAGCCGGAACGCCAGAGAAAACCGGCAACGGATGCATTGCTAAATGTGCATCCTGCCCATGTCAACCCTGAGAGACTACATCAACGAATCAATCTGTAACAGTAAGATTTGATACGGGCGGATCAGTAATCTTTGTGCTCGGCCAGCCCCTCCTGCAGCAGTGGATCATTCACATTGTTCCAGCCGCCACCATCAGCGGCAAGCCGGATCTCTGCATGATGGCCGCCATACTTCCCCCTCCTCTCTTTGACTATCCCCGCCCTCCGGATTCCCATCTCCCCGGGCAGACGTTTAGCTATAGTGTAGCAAGAATCTTGCGGTGTATGGCATTCACCTCGGCCTCGAGTGCCTGCAGGGAGCCATTGTTTTCTATAAGCCATGTGGCGGCCCGCCTGCGCTGATCATCGCCGCATTGCCGTGCCGTTATGGTGCGAAACTGTTTCTCATTGCGATCGCCACGCGCCAGTACCCTGTTCAGGCGAACATTCTCATCGGCCAGAACAACGATCACACCATCCATACGGCCCACGCCTCCCGACTCCAGCAGAACGGATGCCTCAACAATGACATAGGGGGCCTGCAGCTTCTCAAGCCACTGCTCCTCCGCCCGCCAGATCAGCGGATGCATAATGGCATTGAGCTTTGCGGTCTCCGCATCACTGCTAAAACAGTGGTTTGCAAGTGCTGCGCGGTTGATTGTGCCGTCCTTATTGAGAAAGTTTTCACCAAAGGCCTCGATCAGCTGTGCTGATCCGTTTGTACCGGGCGCAATGACCGCATGCCCCACCCTGTCGAGATCAAGAACCGGAACGCCCAGTTTTTCAAACATGACAGCCGTTGCGCTTTTGCCGCTGCCGATACCGCCGGTCAGTCCGATTCGCAGCGGTCTGTTCACCCGCTTACCCCGAGCAGCCCTGTATACCACGCCACAATCTCCCCGCCTGCGACAAACCAGAGCATGCCTGCCACCGCCAGGTAGGGGCCAAATGGAATCTCGGCCCGCATGCCGCGACGTGAAAGCAGAAGAAAGATTGAACCGACCACAACACCGGCAACCGATGAAGCAAGAATAATAAACGGGAGGGCCTGCCAGCCCATAAATGCGCCCAGCATTGCCAGCAGTTTAAAGTCACCGTATCCCATCCCCTCACGACCGGTCACCAGCAGGAATATGCGGGCGACCAGCCAGAAGATCCAGTAACCGGCCACGGCTCCAATCAGTGCCTCCTGCAGGTAACCAAACCACCATGAAAAGGCGAGCCCGAGTGCAATGCCGGGAAAGGTCAGTGCGTTGGGAAGAAGCCATGTCTCCAGGTCGATCAGGGTCAGTATCCAGAGCAGAAAAAACAGTGAAAGCGCCATCAGCAGAATCGGCGTCGGCCCATAGAGCCAGGCCAGCCCCGCAAAGCTCAATCCCATGATCGCCTCAAGCAGGGGGTAACGCCACGATATAGGCTCGTGACAGTGGCGACAGCGCCCCTTTAGCAGGATCCATGAAACGAGCGGGACATTATCCCTGAATGCAATGGGATGCTTACAGGCCGGACAGTGACTGGCCGGAAAGGCGATCGACTCGCGGCGTGGAATCCTGTGCACACACACATTGGCAAAGCTGCCGAAGATCAGTCCGAGAATACCCACTGCCAACACAAACAGTGTCACTCATCTCCTCCGGAGAGCCCC harbors:
- a CDS encoding sensor histidine kinase; protein product: MGGITGNLYLAKKEALAIPSIFNKLEIAEELCFQMTGVIKQLITFTQKEMIEEDEISLNECVKEVLGTHKFDVSENISLYIDLAENDLYIRGSPMQIKQIVNNLLENAVDAIADVLHPAIQFESGMFEADDDFRSRHPEQKNTLFAHLEVKDNGTGIPHEDMEHIFEPFFTTKNKIIGQGLGLSVVYGLVQNHNGIIDINSSPGLGTSVHIYLPLIEKE
- a CDS encoding pyrimidine 5'-nucleotidase, with protein sequence MPFDLAVIDLDNTLYAADTGVFARMDKRMTAYVARELGVDAKEADRLRVKYWKEYGTTLRGMMLHHGMEPEGFLHDVHDIDAHEILKKDEELDAALARLPGRKVIHTNGITEHAERILAALGIRHHFERIYDIRFNDYIPKPCKETLALLIENEGCDPGRTLVVDDMADNLKVARELGCKTVWITQEPEGHWDFHIPRFHHLPDALRQ
- the rho gene encoding transcription termination factor Rho — its product is MEGVTLNLKEVSAKSPTELLELADQYDIENAAGMRKQEQVSAILRAHGLRGGTIYSEGVLEILPDGFGFLRSPDANYLSGPDDVYVSSHQIRRFFLRKGDTVAGEIRSPRRGEKYFALKTVDTTNGQSPEQARTKVLFDNLTPLYPDERLHMEVENPTKKDITGRIIDIVSPIGKGQRALLVAPPRTGKTVMMQSIAHSIEANHPAVELIVLLIDERPEEVTDMKRSVKGEVVSSTFDEPAQRHVQVSEMVIEKAKRLVETGKDVVILLDSITRLARAYNTVVPSSGKILTGGVDANALHRPKRFFGAARNIEGGGSLTIIATALIETGSKMDEVIFEEFKGTGNMEIKLDRKLADKRVFPSIDIAPSGTRKEELLTPREDLQKVWILRKILSPMGTIDAMEFLLDKLGTTKNNAEFFDRMNQ
- the coaE gene encoding dephospho-CoA kinase (Dephospho-CoA kinase (CoaE) performs the final step in coenzyme A biosynthesis.) codes for the protein MNRPLRIGLTGGIGSGKSATAVMFEKLGVPVLDLDRVGHAVIAPGTNGSAQLIEAFGENFLNKDGTINRAALANHCFSSDAETAKLNAIMHPLIWRAEEQWLEKLQAPYVIVEASVLLESGGVGRMDGVIVVLADENVRLNRVLARGDRNEKQFRTITARQCGDDQRRRAATWLIENNGSLQALEAEVNAIHRKILATL
- a CDS encoding prepilin peptidase; this translates as MTLFVLAVGILGLIFGSFANVCVHRIPRRESIAFPASHCPACKHPIAFRDNVPLVSWILLKGRCRHCHEPISWRYPLLEAIMGLSFAGLAWLYGPTPILLMALSLFFLLWILTLIDLETWLLPNALTFPGIALGLAFSWWFGYLQEALIGAVAGYWIFWLVARIFLLVTGREGMGYGDFKLLAMLGAFMGWQALPFIILASSVAGVVVGSIFLLLSRRGMRAEIPFGPYLAVAGMLWFVAGGEIVAWYTGLLGVSG